From a single Parafrankia discariae genomic region:
- a CDS encoding type 1 glutamine amidotransferase, producing the protein MDTVDAESTVGRDGTIRTGTPPRAVVIVHDVANGAAVTETGSIGDRLRHHGVDVALVTSGTPPPPPRTLDLVVVMGSDKSAYDDTVPWLPSELSYLRAAIEAGTPVLGICFGGQLLARALGALVRRAPRPELGWRSVTSAVPDLVPAGLWLEFHFDTFDVPPGAEEIAWTADAPQAFRSGPHLGVQFHPEITPASFEGWVRGWREQGLEPWLRGHGVDAAALRAEIATRADEARHRSDALFDAFWASARATAGSTPPLRAGRAGRPRAAPGPARRSRSPTTAAWTPSWSSSSCASQA; encoded by the coding sequence GTGGACACTGTGGATGCCGAGAGCACGGTGGGTCGGGACGGGACGATCCGGACCGGCACGCCGCCACGGGCAGTGGTGATCGTGCATGACGTCGCGAACGGTGCCGCCGTGACCGAGACCGGCAGCATCGGCGACCGGCTGCGGCACCACGGCGTCGACGTCGCCCTCGTCACCTCCGGCACGCCGCCGCCCCCACCGCGGACACTGGACCTGGTGGTGGTCATGGGGTCGGACAAGTCCGCCTACGACGACACCGTGCCGTGGCTGCCGTCCGAGCTGTCCTACCTGCGGGCGGCGATCGAGGCCGGGACCCCGGTCCTCGGCATCTGCTTCGGAGGGCAGCTACTCGCCCGCGCCCTCGGCGCCCTCGTGCGACGGGCGCCGCGCCCCGAACTCGGCTGGCGCTCGGTGACCTCCGCGGTGCCGGATCTCGTCCCCGCGGGCCTGTGGCTGGAGTTCCACTTCGACACCTTCGACGTCCCGCCGGGCGCCGAGGAGATCGCCTGGACGGCGGACGCGCCGCAGGCCTTCCGCTCGGGCCCGCACCTGGGCGTCCAGTTCCATCCCGAGATCACGCCGGCCAGCTTCGAGGGATGGGTCCGCGGGTGGCGGGAGCAGGGGCTCGAGCCCTGGCTGCGCGGACACGGCGTCGACGCCGCCGCCCTGCGCGCGGAGATCGCCACCAGGGCCGACGAGGCGCGACACCGCTCGGACGCCCTGTTCGACGCCTTCTGGGCGAGCGCCCGCGCCACAGCCGGCTCCACGCCGCCGCTCCGGGCGGGTCGAGCCGGACGGCCGCGGGCAGCGCCGGGCCCGGCACGCCGATCACGCTCGCCGACTACCGCGGCCTGGACACCGTCGTGGTCATCAAGCAGCTGCGCGAGTCAGGCCTGA